One stretch of Deltaproteobacteria bacterium DNA includes these proteins:
- a CDS encoding CBS domain-containing protein, protein MLTAKDIMSGDVTTVTLDMPISEVAGIFHDSVISGAPVIDDDGRLIGIITESDLIDQNKKFHIPTVVAIFDAVVYLESLKTFEKDLQKMTGSKVKDLYTQDVVSVDQHTPINEIATIMSDRHFHTIPVLDGDKLVGIVGKDDIVKTMASSGPS, encoded by the coding sequence ATGCTGACTGCAAAAGATATTATGTCCGGGGATGTTACCACCGTAACGCTTGATATGCCTATTTCCGAAGTGGCAGGGATATTTCACGATAGCGTTATAAGCGGCGCGCCTGTTATAGACGATGATGGAAGGCTCATCGGCATTATTACCGAGAGTGATCTCATCGATCAGAACAAGAAGTTTCACATTCCCACAGTGGTAGCCATTTTTGATGCTGTTGTTTACCTTGAAAGCCTGAAAACTTTTGAAAAAGATCTTCAGAAAATGACCGGGAGCAAGGTAAAAGACCTCTATACACAGGATGTCGTTTCCGTTGACCAGCATACGCCCATCAATGAAATAGCTACAATTATGTCTGACAGGCATTTTCATACCATTCCCGTTCTTGACGGGGATAAACTTGTGGGAATTGTCGGTAAGGATGATATTGTAAAGACCATGGCATCATCCGGTCCCTCCTGA